The genomic stretch TTGGATGATGAAACTTCTGCGCTGCATGTGGAGCCTTCTCATCCGCCCAAATTTGCGTTCCAGCTGGAGGAAGGCCCTGTCGGCTTGCGCATTTACGTTTGACAGCTCCTGATCGATGGCCTCCAGCGAGTCCATGCAATTATTGATCTTTGGAGCCCTGGGACGAgactcctcctttcctcctccagctacctttttctccttctgtgcCCCCTTCTTCTCCTGCATCGCCgcccctgcttctccctccttccccgcGGCTGCAGAGATGGCGCACTTGGTAGCCGTCATTTCCTTGGCCTTCTTCACCCCCGGCATCATCTGAGATCCCAGACCCACCGCACCACAGGCTTCCAGAGCTTTCTGCCCAGTAGGGCTGCGCGGCCCTTGGAGCTGACAGCCATTTTTATTGCTGTCATCGGCTGCCGCAGTAGCGGAGGCTGCGTCCCCGCCCTTTGGTGGAGGCAGAGCATCCTCCAGCCCTTCTCCGGCTGCGGCAGCAGCCACTCCTAGGCAGAGGTCAGAGCCGCAGTGCTCTGAATCCGGGGGCGCGCCTCCCTCCGCACCGGCCTCACCTACAGCCTCCATCACCCGCGCCTCTTCGGTTTCCTCGCAGAGCCCCTGATCCTGCTTCAGATCCAGATCTTCCTGGACACGGACAGGAGTCGTGGAATTAGCGACAGGGAGCTCGTTGCCCCCATCCAGGCCGCTCATTTTGGCAGATGTCAGCCCAGCAGAGGAGATTT from Acomys russatus chromosome 21, mAcoRus1.1, whole genome shotgun sequence encodes the following:
- the Tspyl4 gene encoding testis-specific Y-encoded-like protein 4, translating into MSGLDGGNELPVANSTTPVRVQEDLDLKQDQGLCEETEEARVMEAVGEAGAEGGAPPDSEHCGSDLCLGVAAAAAGEGLEDALPPPKGGDAASATAAADDSNKNGCQLQGPRSPTGQKALEACGAVGLGSQMMPGVKKAKEMTATKCAISAAAGKEGEAGAAMQEKKGAQKEKKVAGGGKEESRPRAPKINNCMDSLEAIDQELSNVNAQADRAFLQLERKFGRMRRLHMQRRSFIIQNIPGFWVTAFRNHPQLSPMISGQDEDMMRYMINLEVEELKHPRAGCKFKFIFQSNPYFRNEGLVKEYERRSSGRVVSLSTPIRWHRGQEPQAHIHRNREGNTIPSFFNWFSDHSLLEFDRIAEIIKGELWSNPLQYYLMGDGPRRGVRVPPRQPVESPRSFRFQSG